Genomic window (Cyprinus carpio isolate SPL01 chromosome B7, ASM1834038v1, whole genome shotgun sequence):
TCGGTTAGCTGTGGAAGCTGGATTTGACTGGGTCTATTATGAGTCCAAAGCCCACATCCATTGCTCTGTCAAAGCAGGTAAGACCATGGCAACGTGACTGGAACAGCAAAATAAAGTGATGAGCACAATGTTTCACACTcgtttttgtgtgtaaaaaagcAGGGTTAACACTGCTTTTGAATActgatacagtataaaaaaataaaaaataaaaaataaaacaaaaaagttaaataatagaTGTTATGCTAgatgttatttttatgtcttagtgtcaaatattattctaattaataAATCTACTGTATATTTTAGGATTTATAAATAATGATCAAGTGATAAGCAGTCAACGCCTACAACTTGTTTTTAACATGCCTTTAAACCTTTACACCTTATGGAATTCCTATAGGACAGATAATGCTGTGTTAAACACAGAAAGACTTGCCAGCCAATATATGCAGTGATCTTACATCGCCCCACTCTGTTTCTTTGAAGGAAGCGCTTATCAAGTCATCACAAGCTCACTCACTGCAACATAACACACACTGTACAAACATTTTACTAGAGATCTATGAAAACAAATTGAGGATAGTAGCCTATTTTTACACGCGCgcttgttataaaaaaaaagaaaaaaaaggccaaGGCATCACTTGCGCATCGGCGACATAATTCTTGTcaggattttatttaatttaacattgatCGAAAGTAATTTATCTGGAACATATTGGCAAAGCCTCATAAGCGTTGACCAAATCTTATCATTTAAATtctaaacacatttacaaatacattacaTGCTTTGAACAGAGCCGGGTCGATCTCGCTCGCGCAAATCTGTTTCTCGATTGTCACCATCTTATTTCATGCCCTAGAATCTTATGAGAGGATTAGACGAGAAGGCCATTCTATAGCTCTGTTTACCGACCCAAGAGATCGGAATGTGAAGAGATCCCACAAGACCCGAATTATTGTCATTAAGCTTGACAACGGAGAGCaggatggtttaaaaaaaatgaaaggaaagaaGAAGAGGGCATTGATTGACTACCGCTAGCATTTCTAATTAACATTCAAATCTACACCATTAGAGCTTTGGAAAAGTGTCTGGGCTGAGTAAATACTGTTTGAGCCTGCTTGGGGTTTTCTCATTCTATAAGTGTGAATTGTCACATAGAAGTTTCTGCACCTGAGCAAATATGATAGAGGCGCAAGGAAAGGCAGAAGTGTCCTTTTCCAAGAGTGCTCTGTACACAAGCTGCATTAGAATGACAATGTGCGGGCTTTATTGGTTTTTAATTAGAGCAGTCCAGACTCTTTCCTCCTTTATCTCACACAAAGACATTGTTTTTTGGGAAAGCTTTCGATTTACAGCCTAATTCCCGTTGCCacgttttcttttgtttattcagACTTTTTCTTAGGTGAGGCGACTTTGGGGCAGATTTAGCTGCTTTACGCGCCTGGTTCTCGAGCTTTTTTGACTCGACAACTTAACCAATAACAGCccaacactctttaaaataaaggtgcatCACGAAGCCATTGAggaacctttttttctttctttttttttctgtctaaatggttccataaagaacctttaacatctgaagggCCTTTCTGTTTCACCAAagattctttgtggcgaaagaaggttcttcagattatagcTGAAAAGGTAAGAAAgggatggttctttaaagaacctttgattgaatggttctttgtgtaaccaaaatggttcttttaatggCATCGctctgaagaaccttttaagcacctttatttttaagagtgaaaatgtgctaaattagGGGAACATACTTATGATGTAACTTCTCGATATGCAGCATAAgaaatatattgctatttatcTCGACAGAAAATTCGGTTGCGGCGAAATCTGGAGGCTGCTTCCCAGGTTCGGCTCTGGTCGCGCTCAAAGACGGGAGACAGAAAGCCGTGAAGGACCTGAACCCAGGTGACAAGGTGCTGGCGGCGGACGGCGATGGGAAGCTCGTGTACAGCGACTTCATCATGTTCACAGACCGAGACTCCGCGACGCGACGCGTGTTTTACGTGATAGAAACGAAAGAACCCGTTGAAAAGATCACCCTCACCGCTGCTCACCTCCTTTTTGTCCTCGACAACTCAACGGATGATCTGCACTCCATGACCGCCGCGTTTGCCAGCAGTGTCAGAGCCGGACAAAAGGTGATGGTTGTTGATGATAGCGGCCAGCTTAAATCTGTCATCGTGGAACGGATATACACGGAGGAGCACCAGGGCTCATTCGCACCAGTGACTGCTCATGGAACCATTGTGGTCGACAGAATACTGGCGTCCTGTTACGCCGTAATAGAGGACCACAGTCTGGCGCATTTGGCCTTCGCGCCCGTCAGGCTCTATTATGACGTGTCATCGGCCCTATTCCCTAAAAACTTCATCAGTCAGTCCAATGCGACTTTACAACTGGAGGGAGTCCACTGGTACTCCAAGCTTCTGTATCAAATGGGAACGTGGCTTTTGGACAGCCGCATGCTTCATCCTTTGGGGATGTCAGTAAACTCAAGCTGAAACCCTCGTATGGAAATAAAGCAAGAGAAATCACACTAATGTAGGATATAAGACAATATTAGTAcaagcaagagagaaagagagagagagagagagagagaaagaaagagagagagagaaagagagagacaaaggcCCCGAGAGGAGTTG
Coding sequences:
- the shha gene encoding sonic hedgehog protein A, with product MRLMTRVLLVSLLSLSLVVSGLACGPGRGYGRRRHPKKLTPLAYKQFIPNVAEKTLGASGRYEGKITRNSERFKELTPNYNPDIIFKDEENTGADRLMTQRCKDKLNSLAISVMNQWPGVKLRVTEGWDEDGHHFEESLHYEGRAVDITTSDRDKSKYGTLSRLAVEAGFDWVYYESKAHIHCSVKAENSVAAKSGGCFPGSALVALKDGRQKAVKDLNPGDKVLAADGDGKLVYSDFIMFTDRDSATRRVFYVIETKEPVEKITLTAAHLLFVLDNSTDDLHSMTAAFASSVRAGQKVMVVDDSGQLKSVIVERIYTEEHQGSFAPVTAHGTIVVDRILASCYAVIEDHSLAHLAFAPVRLYYDVSSALFPKNFISQSNATLQLEGVHWYSKLLYQMGTWLLDSRMLHPLGMSVNSS